One segment of Pseudomonas pohangensis DNA contains the following:
- the ubiT gene encoding ubiquinone anaerobic biosynthesis accessory factor UbiT codes for MLSRAALSLKLTERLLPLAARVPQNLQRWPLQQALNRLFAAALREGSFASLEGRWLRLQVRDLDIGWCLSATPTGLQLQASAPAEVTISGNWREFLLLASRQEDPDTLFFRRRLQIEGDTELGLEVKNLLDSLDPDHLPAPLWSALQQMGQTLAARPQAEAAG; via the coding sequence ATGCTGAGTCGCGCCGCACTCTCGCTGAAACTCACCGAACGCCTGTTGCCGCTGGCCGCGCGGGTACCGCAGAACCTCCAGCGCTGGCCCCTGCAGCAAGCGCTGAATCGCCTGTTTGCCGCCGCGTTGCGCGAGGGCAGCTTTGCTTCGCTGGAGGGCCGCTGGTTACGCCTGCAGGTGCGTGACCTCGACATCGGCTGGTGTCTGAGTGCGACCCCGACGGGTTTGCAGTTGCAGGCCAGCGCGCCAGCGGAAGTCACCATCAGCGGCAACTGGCGCGAGTTTCTGCTGCTGGCCAGCCGTCAGGAGGATCCGGATACGCTGTTCTTCCGCCGTCGTTTGCAGATCGAAGGCGATACCGAACTGGGTCTTGAAGTGAAGAACCTGCTCGACAGTCTGGATCCGGATCACCTGCCCGCACCGCTCTGGTCGGCCTTGCAGCAGATGGGGCAGACCCTGGCGGCACGTCCGCAAGCTGAGGCGGCCGGCTAG
- the can gene encoding carbonate dehydratase: MMDIKQLLDNNRYWSESMRARDPEFFSRLANQQKPEFLWVGCSDSRVPANEVIGLMPGEVFVHRNVANMVVATDMNFLSVLQFAVDVLKVKQVIVCGHYGCGGVRAALSHNELGLIDNWLRAIKALYHQSREQFEGLDEEARVDLLCELNVQRQVRNVCHTTIVQNAWKRNQQLSVHGWIYGLKDGLVNDLGVTINSAQQLDDTFLYQD; the protein is encoded by the coding sequence TTGATGGACATCAAACAGCTGCTCGACAACAACCGTTACTGGTCGGAATCCATGCGTGCGCGGGATCCGGAATTCTTTTCGCGTCTGGCCAATCAGCAGAAGCCGGAATTCCTCTGGGTCGGTTGCTCGGACAGCCGGGTGCCGGCCAACGAAGTGATCGGCCTGATGCCCGGTGAAGTGTTCGTGCACCGCAACGTAGCCAATATGGTGGTCGCCACCGACATGAACTTCCTCTCGGTGCTGCAGTTCGCGGTGGATGTGCTCAAGGTCAAGCAGGTGATTGTCTGTGGTCACTACGGCTGTGGCGGTGTGCGTGCGGCCTTGAGTCACAACGAACTGGGGCTGATCGACAACTGGCTGCGGGCGATCAAGGCGCTGTATCACCAGAGCCGCGAGCAGTTCGAGGGGCTCGATGAAGAGGCACGGGTCGATCTGCTCTGTGAGCTGAATGTGCAGCGCCAGGTGCGCAACGTCTGCCATACCACCATCGTGCAGAACGCCTGGAAGCGGAACCAGCAACTCAGCGTGCACGGCTGGATCTATGGCCTGAAGGACGGCCTGGTGAATGATCTGGGTGTGACGATCAACTCTGCCCAGCAGCTCGACGATACCTTTCTCTATCAGGACTGA
- a CDS encoding U32 family peptidase, with translation MQLSLGPILFFWERQRVLDFYAEMATQPLDAIYLGETVCAKRRALRLDDWLGLARELREASSAEVLLSGLALVEAASELSSLRRLCDNGELRVEANDMAAVQFLRERGLPFVAGPALNIYNGYTLAEMLDCGLQRWVPPVECSGALIRACLNQLDELGRQRPEVELFAYGHLPLAYSARCFTARAENRPKDDCELCCQSYPEGIPLLSQEGEALFTLNGIQTLSANVCNLLADYPQLAAAGADLLRLSPRVAGMPGVIGAFDKVRQGDLPPLAVSGCNGYWHGRPGMLGAQEAGLC, from the coding sequence ATGCAACTGAGTCTGGGACCTATCCTGTTTTTCTGGGAACGCCAGCGCGTGCTGGACTTCTATGCCGAGATGGCCACGCAGCCGCTGGATGCCATCTATCTGGGTGAAACCGTATGCGCCAAGCGCCGCGCCCTGCGTCTGGACGACTGGCTGGGGCTGGCCCGCGAACTGCGCGAAGCGAGTAGTGCCGAAGTGCTGCTGTCCGGTCTGGCGCTGGTCGAGGCGGCTTCCGAGCTGTCCAGCCTGCGCCGCCTGTGTGACAACGGCGAACTGCGGGTGGAAGCCAATGACATGGCCGCGGTGCAGTTTCTGCGCGAGCGCGGCCTGCCGTTTGTCGCTGGTCCGGCGCTGAATATCTACAACGGTTACACGCTGGCGGAAATGCTCGATTGCGGCCTGCAGCGCTGGGTACCGCCGGTGGAGTGTTCCGGCGCGCTGATCCGGGCCTGTCTGAACCAGCTCGACGAGCTGGGCCGGCAGCGGCCCGAAGTCGAGTTGTTCGCCTATGGCCATCTGCCGCTGGCCTACTCGGCGCGCTGCTTTACCGCGCGTGCCGAGAACCGGCCCAAGGATGATTGCGAACTGTGCTGCCAGAGCTATCCGGAAGGCATTCCTTTGCTCAGTCAGGAGGGCGAGGCGCTGTTCACCCTGAACGGCATCCAGACGCTGTCAGCGAATGTCTGCAACCTGCTGGCCGATTACCCGCAACTGGCAGCAGCGGGTGCCGACCTGTTGCGTTTGAGCCCGCGGGTGGCGGGTATGCCGGGGGTTATCGGTGCATTCGACAAGGTGCGTCAGGGCGACTTGCCACCGCTGGCCGTCAGCGGTTGCAACGGCTACTGGCATGGCCGCCCGGGCATGCTCGGGGCGCAGGAGGCGGGCTTATGCTGA
- a CDS encoding GlxA family transcriptional regulator, whose translation MVSVTVLLFDYALAAAVMGIHDLLYFAGNAYQRRHPASSGGHFQIRLASRDGQPVQVMNRLSLTAHCAISEIAASDVYLVPTIAGDIEQSLADNQWLVEVLRRAGQAGSLLGSNSNGSFFLAEAGLLHGKPATTFWDNVELFRARYPQVDLRPDQLLIHDGNILCDAGGTSWFDLGLYLVELFCDHQTAMDTAKYFMVDLERATQLSFTPLASKRHHSDQTILEIQRWLECHYSEAVCLANVSQRFGLSNRSLARRFKLATGVTPLNYLQEVRLDAAGRQLVQSGASIEDITNAVGYADISSFIRLFKRRTGYSPSSYRARFRALHVPRP comes from the coding sequence ATGGTCAGCGTCACCGTATTGCTCTTCGACTACGCGCTGGCGGCCGCCGTCATGGGCATCCACGACCTGCTGTACTTTGCCGGCAACGCCTATCAGCGCCGCCATCCGGCCAGCAGCGGCGGGCATTTCCAGATCCGCCTGGCCAGCCGCGACGGCCAGCCGGTGCAGGTGATGAACCGCCTGAGCCTGACTGCGCATTGTGCGATCAGCGAGATTGCCGCCAGCGATGTCTATCTGGTGCCGACTATTGCCGGCGATATCGAACAGAGCCTGGCCGACAACCAGTGGCTGGTGGAGGTGCTGCGGCGTGCCGGGCAAGCCGGCAGCCTGCTGGGCAGCAACAGCAACGGCTCGTTCTTTCTGGCCGAAGCCGGTTTGCTGCACGGCAAACCGGCGACCACTTTCTGGGATAACGTCGAACTGTTTCGCGCACGCTATCCGCAGGTCGACCTGCGCCCCGACCAGCTGCTGATCCACGATGGCAACATCCTCTGTGATGCCGGCGGCACCTCGTGGTTTGATCTGGGGCTGTATCTGGTCGAGCTGTTCTGCGACCACCAGACCGCCATGGATACCGCCAAGTACTTCATGGTCGATCTGGAGCGCGCCACCCAGCTGTCCTTCACGCCCCTGGCGAGCAAGCGTCACCACAGCGACCAGACCATCCTGGAGATCCAGCGCTGGCTGGAGTGCCATTACAGCGAAGCGGTTTGCCTGGCGAACGTCAGTCAGCGCTTTGGCCTGTCGAACCGTTCACTGGCCCGGCGCTTCAAACTGGCTACCGGGGTCACACCGCTGAACTACCTGCAGGAAGTCCGCCTCGACGCGGCCGGGCGCCAGCTGGTGCAGTCCGGCGCCAGCATCGAAGACATCACCAATGCGGTGGGCTATGCCGATATCAGCTCGTTTATCCGCCTGTTCAAACGCAGAACCGGCTACTCACCCAGCAGCTACCGCGCGCGTTTCCGCGCACTGCATGTGCCAAGACCCTAG
- a CDS encoding Crp/Fnr family transcriptional regulator has product MLSEPAILATLRQHHLFNRLPEPAFQEVCGLANLRRLEAGDCLFHQGDAAERFYLVMDGQMKLIRTLPEGQEKLVEVIHSGQSFAEALLFSGTRFYPVTASALRSSSLVSIDGVHYRHLLESQPKICLDLLASFSIRLHQRLNEIDTLTLANASRRVVRFLDQAPQSANGDIQLSVSKRLIASQLGIQPETFSRILHRLIDAGLIAMQQRTIQILDRSSLASYCD; this is encoded by the coding sequence ATGCTCAGCGAACCCGCCATTCTTGCCACCCTGCGCCAGCATCACCTGTTCAACCGCTTGCCCGAACCGGCATTTCAGGAAGTCTGCGGTCTGGCCAACCTGCGCCGCCTCGAAGCCGGCGACTGCCTGTTCCATCAGGGTGATGCGGCCGAGCGCTTCTATCTGGTCATGGACGGTCAGATGAAACTGATCCGCACGCTACCCGAAGGCCAGGAAAAGCTGGTGGAAGTAATCCACAGCGGCCAGAGTTTTGCCGAAGCCCTGCTGTTCAGCGGCACGCGCTTCTATCCCGTCACGGCCAGCGCGCTGCGCAGCAGCAGCCTGGTCAGTATCGACGGCGTGCATTACCGGCACCTGCTGGAAAGCCAGCCGAAAATCTGCCTCGACCTGCTGGCCAGCTTCAGCATTCGCCTGCATCAGCGCCTCAACGAAATCGACACCCTGACCCTGGCCAATGCCAGCCGGCGGGTCGTGCGCTTTCTCGACCAGGCACCGCAGAGCGCCAACGGTGATATCCAGCTGAGCGTCTCGAAACGGCTGATTGCCTCGCAACTGGGTATCCAGCCGGAAACCTTTTCGCGCATCCTGCATCGGCTGATCGATGCCGGACTGATTGCCATGCAGCAGCGCACCATCCAGATTCTCGATCGCAGCAGCCTGGCGAGCTATTGCGACTGA
- a CDS encoding molybdopterin-dependent oxidoreductase — protein sequence MSDVQTHYRTCNICEAMCGIEIRHRGEEILSIKPDPADPFSRGHICPKAVALQDFYHDPERLKKPLRKIPGGWEEISWKAAFAEIGARMRGIQAEYGPHSVGAYMGNPNAHNLGNAIFLPQFFKALGSKQRFSSASADQLPHHVAANYMFGAGMSISVPDINRTDYLLIIGGNPVVSNGSMMSAAGMPGRIKAIQQRGGKVVVIDPRRTETAKIASEHLFIRPEKDALLLLAMIHTLIADDRVQLRHLQAITDGFEQVKSAAAAFSPEAVAEAVGISAGKIRQLTHEFASAPSAVCYSRMGASTQSFGGLCQWLTLVLNIISGNFDRVGGAMFPQPAFDLLAGVKAGRANSYGRYQSRVRQLPYFNGEFPIAALAEEILTPGAEQIRALFTIAGNPVLSAPNGDRLTEAFAALEFMVSVDIYLNETSIHADIILPATTGLEIAHFDVFFNSFAVSNTVKYSPPMFEKADYQKHDWQILKGLISCLTGIAEDGSTPELLLDQGLRAGRYQAQGMSLQLLLDNPHGIDLGPLQPCVAERLRTADGRIQLAPAMYLNDLPRLRAALQDDAALRAEFPFQMISRRLVRNHNTWTHNAYRLIKGKNPVTLQMHSADAQRLQLHTGQTVSVRSASGQVQLPLEIDDDILPGVVSIPQGWGHNQQDTAMTTAARQPGISINSLTDDRRIDPLTGNAALNGTPVVIAAA from the coding sequence ATGAGCGACGTCCAGACCCACTACCGAACCTGCAACATCTGCGAAGCCATGTGCGGCATTGAAATCAGACATCGGGGTGAGGAGATTCTCTCGATCAAGCCCGATCCGGCGGATCCTTTCAGTCGCGGCCACATCTGCCCCAAGGCCGTGGCGCTGCAGGATTTCTACCACGACCCGGAGCGCCTGAAAAAACCGCTGCGCAAAATCCCCGGTGGCTGGGAAGAGATCAGCTGGAAGGCGGCGTTTGCCGAGATCGGTGCGCGCATGCGCGGCATCCAGGCCGAGTACGGGCCGCACAGCGTCGGTGCCTACATGGGCAATCCGAATGCGCACAATCTGGGCAACGCCATATTCCTGCCACAGTTTTTCAAGGCGCTGGGCAGCAAGCAGCGCTTCAGTTCGGCATCCGCCGACCAGCTGCCGCACCATGTGGCAGCCAACTACATGTTTGGCGCCGGCATGAGCATTTCGGTGCCGGACATCAATCGTACCGACTACCTGCTGATCATCGGCGGCAACCCGGTGGTGTCCAACGGCAGCATGATGAGCGCTGCGGGCATGCCGGGACGCATCAAGGCGATTCAGCAGCGTGGCGGCAAGGTCGTGGTGATTGATCCGCGGCGTACAGAGACGGCCAAAATCGCCAGTGAGCATCTGTTTATTCGGCCGGAAAAAGATGCGCTGTTACTGCTCGCCATGATCCACACGCTGATCGCCGACGATCGGGTGCAGCTGCGCCATCTGCAAGCCATCACCGACGGCTTCGAGCAGGTCAAAAGCGCCGCTGCAGCATTTTCTCCGGAGGCAGTCGCAGAAGCTGTGGGCATCAGCGCCGGGAAGATTCGCCAGTTGACGCATGAGTTCGCCAGTGCGCCCTCGGCGGTCTGCTACAGCCGCATGGGCGCTTCCACGCAATCGTTCGGTGGCCTGTGCCAGTGGCTGACGCTGGTGCTCAACATCATCAGCGGCAATTTCGACCGGGTCGGCGGGGCGATGTTTCCGCAACCGGCGTTTGACCTGCTGGCCGGCGTCAAGGCCGGTCGTGCCAATTCCTATGGTCGTTACCAGTCGCGCGTGCGCCAGTTGCCGTATTTCAACGGCGAGTTCCCCATCGCCGCGCTGGCGGAGGAAATCCTCACGCCCGGCGCGGAGCAGATCAGGGCGCTGTTCACCATTGCCGGCAATCCGGTGCTGTCGGCGCCCAACGGTGACCGCCTGACAGAAGCCTTTGCCGCACTCGAATTCATGGTCAGCGTGGATATCTACCTGAACGAGACCAGCATACATGCCGACATCATCCTGCCGGCCACAACCGGTCTGGAAATCGCCCATTTCGATGTGTTCTTCAACAGTTTTGCCGTGAGCAATACGGTGAAGTACTCACCGCCGATGTTCGAAAAAGCCGATTATCAGAAGCACGACTGGCAGATTCTCAAGGGACTGATCAGCTGCCTGACCGGCATTGCCGAAGATGGCAGCACGCCGGAACTGCTGCTCGACCAGGGGCTCAGGGCCGGTCGCTACCAGGCGCAGGGAATGAGTCTGCAACTGTTGCTGGACAACCCCCACGGCATCGACCTCGGCCCGTTGCAGCCCTGCGTGGCCGAACGGTTGCGCACGGCGGACGGACGCATCCAGCTGGCCCCGGCAATGTACCTCAACGATTTGCCGCGCCTGCGCGCAGCCCTGCAGGACGATGCCGCCCTGCGCGCCGAATTTCCGTTCCAGATGATCAGCCGGCGGCTGGTGCGCAATCACAACACCTGGACGCACAACGCGTATCGCCTGATCAAGGGCAAGAACCCGGTGACCCTGCAGATGCATTCCGCCGATGCCCAGCGCCTGCAGTTGCACACCGGGCAAACGGTCAGCGTGCGCTCGGCCAGCGGTCAGGTGCAGCTACCGCTGGAAATCGATGACGACATCCTGCCGGGGGTGGTCAGCATTCCCCAGGGTTGGGGGCATAACCAGCAGGATACGGCGATGACTACGGCGGCCAGACAGCCGGGTATCAGCATCAACAGCCTGACCGATGATCGTCGTATCGACCCCTTGACCGGCAATGCCGCGCTTAACGGTACGCCGGTGGTGATTGCTGCGGCCTGA
- a CDS encoding putative zinc-binding protein codes for MSAKPIPLVYSCSGCSNVAQLANTLAVRLDRAGLAEMSCIAGVGGHVSSLVNKASSGRPILAIDGCPLQCVKGCLAQHGVKATEHLVLSSLGLKKRYGEDCTSEDADQLFAELSQLISSEHMQQPARKSAKTTA; via the coding sequence ATGTCTGCAAAGCCGATTCCACTGGTCTACTCCTGCTCCGGCTGCTCCAACGTGGCGCAACTGGCCAACACCCTGGCCGTGCGTCTGGACCGCGCCGGGCTGGCCGAAATGTCCTGCATCGCCGGGGTTGGCGGGCACGTCAGCTCGCTGGTCAACAAAGCCAGTTCCGGGCGACCGATTCTGGCGATTGACGGCTGTCCGCTGCAGTGCGTGAAAGGCTGTCTGGCCCAGCACGGGGTGAAAGCCACCGAACATCTGGTGCTGAGCAGTCTGGGGCTTAAAAAGCGCTATGGCGAGGATTGCACCAGCGAGGATGCTGACCAGCTGTTTGCCGAACTCAGCCAGCTGATCAGCAGCGAGCACATGCAACAGCCCGCTCGGAAATCGGCAAAAACCACTGCCTGA
- a CDS encoding DUF3336 domain-containing protein has protein sequence MPSKPAATRSRSKIEADLREAQSYAEWLALAGEHDRVTGADDWRADDHTDLLHVPEIRKSILRLREMREAGETWGLRAKLQEVLFRHQSEFTHPELYHTAKAGTKFVVTEFLDEVEACAGQLLSLDVEGADDAFKLEELKRVGRVYGRPALLLSGGGALGIFHLGVVKALFEQDLLPRSISGSSMGSIIAAWACTHNDDEIRAQLANPQSIFLDALRVLPFREMLAQRTIMDQPHLLKFLQTLTPEMTFAESMQHSRRILNISVCPYNTVQSPRLLNYLSAPDTMIHNASVASCAIPGAFKPVQLLARQQGQVVPWMEGELWVDGSVGNDLPFAQLAQLLNINHFITSQANPHIVPFQAVSGDNRSHFSALTRMYGGIAFDSWSQVLNAARKRQPNGLMRGLLATAHGVVSQRYASSDMHIQLPFKLGLFPKVLQNPSFEDLLEYIRLGERATWPQIPMIQDRTRLSRWFGNNIGTLLQRLSATTPRGKTGKASTR, from the coding sequence ATGCCCAGCAAGCCCGCCGCCACCCGCTCGCGGTCAAAAATCGAGGCCGATTTGCGTGAAGCGCAGAGTTATGCCGAATGGCTGGCACTGGCCGGGGAGCATGACCGGGTCACCGGCGCCGACGACTGGCGCGCCGATGACCACACTGACCTGCTGCACGTGCCGGAGATCCGGAAAAGCATCCTGCGCCTGCGCGAAATGCGCGAAGCCGGCGAGACCTGGGGCCTGCGCGCCAAGTTGCAGGAAGTACTGTTCCGCCACCAGAGCGAGTTCACCCACCCGGAGCTCTACCATACCGCCAAGGCCGGCACCAAGTTTGTCGTCACCGAGTTTCTTGACGAGGTCGAGGCCTGTGCCGGACAGCTGCTCAGCCTCGACGTGGAGGGCGCCGACGATGCGTTCAAGCTGGAGGAACTCAAGCGGGTCGGCCGCGTCTACGGCCGTCCGGCACTGCTGTTATCGGGCGGTGGCGCACTGGGAATCTTTCATCTGGGCGTGGTCAAGGCGCTGTTCGAACAGGATCTGCTGCCGCGCAGTATTTCCGGTTCGAGCATGGGCTCGATCATTGCCGCCTGGGCCTGCACCCATAACGATGACGAAATCCGCGCGCAGCTGGCCAACCCGCAGTCGATTTTTCTCGATGCCTTGCGCGTGCTGCCGTTCAGGGAAATGCTCGCCCAGCGCACGATCATGGATCAGCCGCACCTGCTGAAATTCCTGCAGACCCTGACCCCCGAAATGACCTTTGCCGAGTCGATGCAGCACTCGCGGCGCATCCTGAATATCTCGGTATGCCCGTACAACACGGTGCAGAGCCCACGCCTGCTGAATTATCTGTCGGCCCCGGACACCATGATCCACAACGCCTCGGTCGCTTCCTGCGCCATTCCCGGCGCCTTCAAACCGGTGCAATTGCTGGCGCGCCAGCAGGGTCAGGTAGTGCCATGGATGGAAGGCGAGCTGTGGGTGGATGGTTCGGTAGGCAATGACCTGCCGTTTGCCCAGCTCGCGCAACTGCTGAACATCAACCACTTCATCACCTCCCAGGCCAACCCGCATATCGTGCCGTTCCAGGCGGTGTCGGGGGATAACCGCAGCCATTTCTCGGCGTTGACACGGATGTATGGCGGCATTGCCTTCGACAGCTGGTCACAGGTGCTGAATGCTGCGCGCAAGCGTCAGCCGAACGGCTTGATGCGCGGCTTGCTGGCCACCGCTCACGGCGTGGTCAGCCAGCGTTACGCCAGCAGCGACATGCACATCCAGCTGCCATTCAAGCTGGGCCTGTTTCCCAAGGTGCTGCAGAACCCCAGCTTCGAGGATCTGCTGGAGTACATCCGCCTGGGCGAACGGGCCACCTGGCCGCAGATTCCGATGATCCAGGACCGCACGCGGTTGAGTCGCTGGTTTGGCAACAACATCGGCACCCTGCTGCAACGCCTGAGCGCGACCACGCCACGGGGCAAGACGGGCAAGGCGTCCACACGCTAA
- the ubiU gene encoding ubiquinone anaerobic biosynthesis protein UbiU, protein MQLVCPAGSLPALKAALRQGADAVYVGFRDDTNARHFAGLNFDDKQLESGLALMRQNGRQLYIAVNTYAQPAGWARWQRAVDQAADLGVDALIAADPGVLAYASRRHPGLNLHLSVQGSATNAAALAFYQQRYGIKRAVLPRVLSLAQVKQVAAQSPVPVEVFAFGSLCIMAEGRCHLSSYLTGESPNLCGVCSPAKAVRWQEDEQGLSSRLNGVLIDRYARDESAGYPTLCKGRFLVNGQRFHALEEPTSLNTLDLIPQLVEIGVAAVKIEGRQRSPAYVEQVTRVWRAALDSYRLRPHAYRVEPQWRGVLDGLSEGSQTTLGAYHRAWQ, encoded by the coding sequence ATGCAACTGGTGTGTCCCGCGGGCAGTCTGCCCGCACTCAAGGCGGCGCTGCGGCAGGGCGCCGATGCGGTGTATGTCGGTTTTCGCGATGACACCAATGCCCGCCACTTCGCCGGCCTGAATTTCGATGACAAGCAGCTGGAAAGCGGTTTGGCGCTGATGCGGCAGAACGGCCGCCAGCTGTATATCGCGGTGAACACCTATGCCCAGCCGGCCGGTTGGGCGCGCTGGCAGCGCGCAGTGGATCAGGCCGCCGATCTTGGGGTGGATGCGCTGATCGCTGCCGACCCCGGCGTGCTGGCCTATGCCAGCCGGCGTCATCCGGGCCTGAATCTGCACCTGTCGGTACAGGGCTCGGCGACCAATGCCGCGGCGCTGGCCTTCTATCAGCAGCGTTACGGCATCAAGCGCGCCGTATTGCCGCGGGTGCTGTCGCTGGCCCAGGTCAAACAGGTGGCGGCGCAGAGTCCGGTGCCGGTGGAAGTGTTCGCCTTCGGCAGCCTGTGCATCATGGCCGAGGGCCGTTGCCACCTGTCGTCGTATCTGACCGGCGAGTCGCCGAATCTGTGCGGCGTCTGTTCGCCGGCCAAAGCGGTGCGCTGGCAGGAAGATGAGCAGGGCCTCAGCTCGCGCCTGAACGGCGTGCTGATCGACCGTTACGCCAGGGATGAATCAGCCGGTTATCCAACCCTGTGCAAGGGCCGCTTCCTGGTCAACGGCCAGCGCTTCCATGCGCTGGAAGAACCGACCAGCCTGAATACCCTCGACCTGATCCCGCAGCTGGTGGAGATCGGCGTGGCAGCGGTGAAGATCGAAGGCCGCCAGCGCAGCCCAGCCTATGTCGAGCAGGTCACCCGGGTCTGGCGTGCAGCGCTCGACAGCTACCGGCTGCGGCCCCATGCCTACCGCGTCGAGCCGCAATGGCGTGGCGTGCTGGACGGTCTGTCGGAAGGCAGCCAGACCACCCTGGGTGCCTATCATCGGGCCTGGCAATGA
- a CDS encoding NnrS family protein has translation MQITEKRQAMKIPPLLRLAFRPFFLFGSLLALLAIPFWVHAFLGAAGPWQPVGGWLAWHRHELVFGFAGAIIVGFLLTAVQTWTGRPSISGKPLAGLLLVWLAARASWLLAAPLWLLIPLNLLFLLLAALMMGRLLWAVRQKNNYPTVAILLLLLLAEAQCLAGLALEDHDWQRRAVLAAVWLVAAMMTLIGGRVIPFFIQRGLGRPAAVKPVLWLDRALLLGAALIAVLHAAGLAGLANLPVALLFLLLGIGHAVRMGRWFDRGLFGVPLLWSLYLAYAWLVLACLGMALWHAGWLANYSQPLHALTVGSMAGLILAMLARVTLGHTGRPLVLPAGVRWAFVLLNAGAVARVFLVEFWLQGGLWLAMICWSLAFAIYLWRYAPMLCRTRADGHPG, from the coding sequence ATGCAAATCACTGAAAAACGTCAGGCCATGAAAATCCCGCCACTGCTGCGGCTGGCCTTCCGGCCGTTCTTTCTGTTCGGCAGCCTGCTGGCGTTACTGGCGATCCCGTTCTGGGTGCATGCCTTTCTCGGTGCGGCGGGACCCTGGCAACCGGTCGGTGGCTGGCTGGCCTGGCACCGGCATGAGCTGGTATTCGGTTTTGCCGGGGCGATCATCGTCGGTTTTCTGCTGACTGCAGTGCAAACCTGGACCGGCCGGCCAAGCATCTCCGGCAAGCCGCTGGCGGGGTTGCTGCTGGTCTGGCTGGCGGCCCGCGCCAGCTGGCTGCTGGCTGCGCCGTTGTGGCTGCTGATTCCGTTGAACCTGCTGTTCCTGCTGCTGGCGGCACTGATGATGGGGCGTCTGTTGTGGGCGGTGCGGCAGAAGAACAACTATCCGACGGTGGCGATTCTGTTGCTGTTGCTGCTTGCCGAGGCTCAGTGCCTGGCCGGGCTGGCCCTCGAGGATCATGACTGGCAGCGCCGCGCGGTGCTGGCGGCGGTATGGCTGGTGGCAGCCATGATGACGCTGATCGGCGGGCGCGTGATCCCGTTCTTCATCCAGCGCGGGTTGGGCCGGCCAGCGGCGGTAAAACCGGTTCTCTGGCTGGATCGCGCACTGTTGCTGGGTGCCGCGCTGATCGCCGTGCTGCATGCCGCGGGGCTGGCGGGCCTGGCGAATCTGCCGGTGGCATTGCTGTTCCTGCTGCTGGGCATCGGGCATGCGGTGCGCATGGGCCGCTGGTTTGATCGCGGCCTGTTCGGCGTGCCGCTGCTGTGGTCGCTGTATCTGGCCTACGCCTGGCTGGTGCTGGCCTGCCTGGGCATGGCGTTGTGGCACGCCGGCTGGCTGGCCAATTACAGCCAGCCGCTGCATGCGCTGACGGTAGGCAGCATGGCCGGGCTGATTCTGGCCATGCTGGCACGGGTCACCCTCGGCCATACCGGGCGCCCGCTGGTACTGCCGGCGGGGGTACGCTGGGCCTTCGTGCTGCTCAACGCCGGTGCCGTGGCGCGGGTGTTTCTGGTCGAATTCTGGCTGCAGGGCGGGCTGTGGCTGGCCATGATCTGCTGGTCGCTGGCATTTGCCATATACCTCTGGCGTTACGCACCGATGCTCTGCCGCACCCGCGCCGATGGACATCCGGGCTAG